In one Erythrobacteraceae bacterium WH01K genomic region, the following are encoded:
- a CDS encoding transglycosylase domain-containing protein, with the protein MTDGQLQESFRYRIRREASGALVFVKRHWAEKPWLRWLSYAACAALLALLALWMVLARDLPDAESLVGYETPLPSVVRGIDGEIVHSYARERRVQLQYEDYPPQLIEAFLAAEDKTFFSHGGVDFTGTLNAVFDYVTKFGSGQRAVGGSTITQQVAKNLLLGDEYSVTRKLKEMVLARRIEAVLTKEEILTLYLNEIPLGRRSFGVQAAARAYFDKDVADLDLNEMAFLAILPKAPERYGREANEQAALDRRNFVLSQMVANDFVSAGAAQAARSTPLGLVNQRSQRSADAGYFLEEVRRQLMARFGETAEDGENSVYAGGLWVRTSLDMEMQDAARDALRTGLLRYHAGRGWRGPVATVNPDDGDMVRQLASSTLSINYENWRVGVVTERSGSQATVAFADGESGPLVGMPNAVAVGDIIVVAPSGSNWAVRTVPEAQGGIVVQDAQMGRVYAMQGGFDSRLGSFNRATQAKRQPGSTIKPFVYATGLDNGMTPATQIDNGRYCYYQGSRYGEKCFRGGRSGQYPLRYGLEQSQNVMTVQVAMTAGMPNVVKQIDALGIGKYDPYPAFALGAGETTVMKMVAAYGALANHGRFNQPTVIDYVQDRRGKVIWRADNRDCEGCNMAEWDGQPMPRLGLKGEQVMDARTAFQTMHMLRGVVQRGTATTLNSIDLPLFGKTGTTTGPKDVWFVGGTQDIVAGAYVGFDQPRNMGGYAQGGTIAAPIIKDLIRGSRDLWSDRAAVAPAGVRMVRIDRRTGKRVFDAWPSGDDKAAVIWEAFKPDTEPPRATAADEIASKRAEILELIRKARASTAASRRTATTPAPARAEEPAESLAEEQGGIY; encoded by the coding sequence ATGACTGACGGCCAATTACAAGAATCGTTCCGTTACCGCATTCGCCGCGAAGCGTCGGGCGCGCTGGTATTCGTGAAGCGACACTGGGCGGAAAAGCCCTGGCTGCGCTGGTTGTCCTACGCGGCGTGCGCAGCGCTGCTTGCCTTGCTTGCATTGTGGATGGTCCTGGCGCGCGACCTGCCCGATGCGGAATCGCTGGTCGGTTACGAGACGCCGCTGCCCTCCGTCGTGCGCGGGATCGACGGCGAGATCGTCCATTCCTATGCGCGCGAACGCAGGGTCCAGCTGCAGTACGAGGATTATCCGCCGCAGCTGATCGAGGCGTTTCTTGCGGCCGAGGACAAGACCTTCTTCAGCCATGGCGGGGTCGACTTCACCGGCACGCTGAACGCCGTGTTCGATTACGTGACCAAGTTCGGGTCCGGCCAACGCGCGGTCGGCGGTTCGACCATTACCCAGCAGGTGGCGAAGAACCTGCTGCTGGGCGACGAATATTCGGTCACGCGCAAGCTGAAGGAAATGGTGCTCGCCCGCCGTATCGAGGCGGTGCTGACCAAGGAAGAAATCCTCACCCTCTACCTCAACGAAATCCCGCTCGGGCGGCGCAGCTTCGGCGTGCAGGCCGCAGCGCGGGCCTATTTCGACAAAGATGTTGCCGATCTCGACCTGAACGAGATGGCGTTCCTTGCGATCCTGCCCAAGGCTCCGGAACGCTATGGCCGCGAGGCTAATGAACAGGCCGCTCTCGACCGCCGCAATTTCGTCCTGTCGCAGATGGTGGCGAACGATTTCGTATCCGCTGGTGCGGCGCAGGCCGCGCGCTCCACTCCGCTCGGGCTGGTGAACCAGCGCAGCCAGCGTTCGGCCGATGCCGGGTATTTCCTCGAGGAAGTCCGCCGCCAGCTGATGGCACGGTTCGGCGAAACGGCAGAAGACGGCGAAAACAGCGTTTACGCTGGCGGCTTGTGGGTGCGGACCTCGCTCGACATGGAAATGCAGGATGCTGCCCGCGATGCTCTGCGCACGGGGCTGCTTCGCTATCATGCCGGGCGTGGTTGGCGGGGCCCTGTCGCGACGGTCAATCCGGACGATGGCGACATGGTGCGCCAACTCGCGAGTTCGACCCTCAGCATCAATTACGAAAACTGGCGCGTGGGCGTCGTGACCGAGCGGTCCGGCTCGCAGGCAACCGTCGCATTCGCGGACGGTGAGAGCGGCCCACTGGTGGGAATGCCCAATGCGGTCGCTGTGGGCGACATTATCGTTGTCGCGCCCTCGGGCAGCAACTGGGCCGTCCGAACCGTGCCCGAGGCGCAAGGCGGCATCGTGGTGCAGGATGCGCAGATGGGACGCGTCTATGCAATGCAGGGCGGGTTCGACAGCCGGCTCGGCAGTTTCAACCGTGCCACACAGGCAAAGCGGCAGCCCGGCTCCACCATCAAGCCCTTCGTCTATGCGACCGGCCTCGACAACGGCATGACCCCGGCGACGCAGATCGATAACGGCCGCTATTGTTACTACCAGGGCAGCCGCTACGGCGAGAAATGCTTCCGCGGCGGTCGCAGTGGACAATATCCGCTCCGCTACGGGCTGGAGCAGTCCCAGAACGTCATGACCGTCCAGGTCGCGATGACGGCCGGAATGCCCAACGTCGTGAAGCAGATCGATGCGCTGGGCATCGGCAAGTACGACCCCTATCCGGCTTTTGCGCTCGGCGCAGGCGAAACCACGGTCATGAAGATGGTCGCAGCCTATGGCGCGCTCGCCAATCACGGGCGGTTCAACCAGCCGACGGTCATCGACTATGTCCAGGACCGGCGTGGCAAGGTCATCTGGCGGGCCGACAATCGCGATTGCGAAGGCTGCAACATGGCGGAATGGGACGGGCAGCCGATGCCCCGTCTTGGGCTGAAAGGCGAACAGGTCATGGATGCGCGCACCGCGTTCCAGACCATGCACATGCTGCGAGGAGTGGTGCAGCGCGGCACGGCTACCACGCTCAATTCGATCGACCTGCCGCTGTTCGGCAAGACCGGAACGACGACGGGCCCCAAGGACGTGTGGTTCGTCGGCGGGACGCAGGACATCGTGGCCGGCGCCTATGTCGGTTTCGACCAGCCGCGCAATATGGGCGGTTACGCGCAGGGCGGGACAATCGCCGCACCGATCATCAAGGACCTTATCCGAGGATCGCGAGACCTGTGGAGCGACAGGGCGGCCGTTGCTCCCGCCGGGGTCCGCATGGTCCGGATCGATCGCCGCACGGGCAAACGGGTGTTCGATGCCTGGCCGAGCGGCGACGACAAGGCTGCGGTTATCTGGGAGGCTTTCAAACCCGATACCGAACCGCCCCGGGCTACCGCTGCCGACGAGATCGCGTCCAAGCGCGCCGAAATTCTCGAACTGATCCGCAAGGCCCGCGCCTCGACCGCCGCTTCGCGCAGGACCGCGACGACCCCCGCGCCCGCCAGGGCCGAGGAACCGGCAGAGAGCTTAGCCGAGGAACAGGGCGGCATCTACTAG
- a CDS encoding phosphoribosylglycinamide synthetase — protein MTGIAPLSIPEEARERIKTLFMAKHALWGGGMHPEDGNHAIYHHEVRTTLESLGLNLAFANSYDVLFEPPQVDFIFPLLNRGGFVNSEMLIPVLSNMHRIPYLGAMPFLRGLGDDKSVSKLVCAHAGVPTAPWFGYRRGAPVLEKDLPPSPDGRWVIKPNASSASWGISDAHDWQGVTNAIANIHGQGHDAIVEPYLDGYDVQCAFITINDRPTALPMLWYEREDTQKLWTYYEKRDLVQNTEKAALKPFEHADLAAKVEDYAKRVAQEFVPFDYGRIEFRVDLKTGDINFIEINLNCNLWSEKVMAKAAAQAGFSHADLLETLLAEAWRRNGLIPAPGT, from the coding sequence ATGACGGGAATCGCCCCTCTTTCCATCCCCGAAGAAGCCAGGGAACGCATCAAGACCCTGTTCATGGCCAAGCATGCGCTCTGGGGTGGCGGGATGCATCCGGAGGATGGCAACCACGCAATCTATCATCACGAGGTCCGCACGACGCTCGAAAGCCTCGGGCTGAACCTGGCATTCGCCAACAGCTACGACGTGCTGTTCGAACCCCCACAGGTAGATTTCATCTTCCCGCTGCTCAATCGCGGCGGCTTCGTGAACTCCGAGATGCTGATCCCGGTGCTCAGCAACATGCACCGCATTCCGTATCTGGGCGCGATGCCGTTCCTGCGCGGGCTGGGCGACGACAAGAGCGTATCGAAACTCGTGTGCGCCCATGCGGGCGTGCCGACCGCCCCGTGGTTCGGATACCGCCGCGGGGCGCCGGTGCTGGAGAAGGACCTGCCGCCTTCCCCGGACGGCCGCTGGGTCATCAAGCCCAACGCCTCCTCGGCCAGCTGGGGCATCTCGGACGCGCATGACTGGCAGGGGGTCACGAATGCGATCGCCAATATCCACGGGCAGGGTCACGACGCCATCGTCGAGCCGTATCTCGACGGGTACGACGTGCAGTGCGCCTTCATCACGATCAACGACCGGCCGACGGCCCTTCCCATGCTCTGGTACGAGCGGGAAGACACGCAGAAGCTGTGGACCTATTACGAGAAACGCGACCTGGTCCAGAATACCGAGAAAGCGGCGCTCAAACCGTTCGAACACGCAGACCTTGCCGCCAAGGTCGAAGATTACGCCAAGCGGGTTGCGCAGGAATTCGTCCCGTTCGATTACGGGCGGATCGAATTTCGTGTCGACCTCAAGACCGGCGACATCAATTTCATCGAGATCAATCTCAACTGCAACCTCTGGTCGGAAAAGGTCATGGCCAAGGCTGCAGCGCAGGCCGGGTTCAGCCATGCCGACCTGCTGGAAACCCTGCTCGCCGAAGCATGGCGCCGCAACGGCCTGATCCCGGCGCCGGGCACCTGA
- a CDS encoding class I SAM-dependent methyltransferase, with translation MLASCEPVPPEGDRPESSREFPLPDRPVSDLGSNQFSTETARDSRGEAQTVMDFAEIEPGMTVADIGAGEGYYTVRLAERVGAEGRVLAQDIDDDAIVRLGRRVERERFDNVSIKLGAPDDPRLPDDSFDRVFLVHMYHEVEEPYAFLWRMWPALKEGGMVIVVDVDRPTDRHGINPFLLACEFEQVGFTLDTFRNAPELAGYYAQFRRAATRPEPSTIETCSGSAAQAANGAAGGGTN, from the coding sequence GTGCTGGCTTCGTGCGAGCCGGTTCCGCCCGAAGGCGACCGGCCTGAAAGTTCGCGCGAATTCCCGCTTCCCGACCGCCCGGTTTCAGATCTCGGGAGCAACCAGTTCAGCACCGAAACCGCGCGCGACAGCCGCGGCGAAGCCCAGACGGTGATGGATTTTGCCGAGATCGAACCCGGCATGACCGTTGCCGATATCGGTGCGGGCGAAGGCTATTACACGGTCCGCCTGGCAGAGCGCGTGGGGGCGGAAGGCCGCGTTCTGGCGCAGGACATCGACGACGATGCCATCGTGCGCCTCGGGCGCCGGGTCGAGCGGGAACGGTTCGACAATGTTTCGATCAAGCTGGGCGCGCCGGACGATCCGCGGTTACCGGACGACAGTTTCGACCGGGTTTTCCTGGTCCATATGTATCACGAGGTGGAAGAACCCTACGCTTTCCTGTGGCGGATGTGGCCTGCCTTGAAGGAAGGCGGAATGGTCATCGTGGTCGATGTCGACCGCCCGACCGACAGGCACGGGATCAACCCGTTCCTTCTGGCCTGCGAATTCGAGCAGGTCGGCTTCACGCTCGACACCTTCCGCAACGCGCCGGAACTTGCCGGGTACTATGCACAGTTCCGCAGAGCCGCTACGAGGCCCGAACCCAGCACTATCGAAACGTGCAGCGGGTCGGCAGCGCAGGCTGCGAACGGGGCCGCCGGGGGCGGTACGAACTAA
- a CDS encoding class I SAM-dependent methyltransferase gives MGLARWWERHGVPRVIRLACGTPAIMKFRSKIVPLASGDVFEIGCGGGINQRFYEQSSVTSYAGIDPGEKLLDYARAEAQRKGWAADIRQGVGEAIPFADASFDTVVCTYTLCSVTDQSQVLSEMRRILKPGGRLLYLEHGRAPERRVIKWQRRIEPYWKPLAGGCHLTRPVSGAVAKGGFDVDRLGARYAPGTPKTVGWMEWGIGVKRGA, from the coding sequence ATGGGACTTGCTCGGTGGTGGGAACGGCACGGCGTACCGCGTGTCATAAGGCTGGCCTGCGGAACGCCGGCAATCATGAAATTCCGATCGAAAATCGTCCCGCTCGCAAGCGGCGATGTCTTCGAGATCGGGTGTGGCGGCGGTATCAACCAGCGTTTTTACGAACAAAGCTCCGTCACCAGCTATGCCGGGATCGACCCGGGGGAAAAGCTTCTCGATTACGCCCGCGCAGAGGCTCAACGGAAAGGCTGGGCTGCGGATATTCGTCAAGGGGTAGGGGAGGCCATCCCGTTCGCCGATGCAAGTTTCGACACGGTCGTCTGCACCTACACGCTGTGTTCCGTGACCGACCAGTCGCAGGTCCTGAGCGAGATGCGCCGTATCCTGAAGCCGGGAGGAAGGCTGCTATACCTCGAGCATGGCCGCGCGCCGGAACGAAGGGTTATCAAGTGGCAACGGCGGATTGAACCGTACTGGAAACCGCTGGCCGGCGGCTGTCACCTGACCCGGCCCGTCAGCGGTGCAGTAGCGAAGGGCGGCTTCGATGTGGATCGACTCGGTGCGCGTTATGCGCCCGGAACGCCCAAAACCGTTGGCTGGATGGAGTGGGGCATCGGCGTAAAACGGGGCGCCTGA
- a CDS encoding Rne/Rng family ribonuclease has translation MATRMLIDARHTEETRVAVLKGNRIEEFDFESADHKQIKGNIYLAKVTRVEPSLQAAFVDFGGNRHGFLAFSEIHPDYYQIPQSDREALLAEEAEAAEEEARLRAEEEDRGEMPGDEYDAEDEESGEALAEDLAEDGVEEIDTSDKEKVATIEEGHVDGDDDDSDDEDDDDEGSEESGKRGRRGRGRRQGKGKGKGRSRAKEVDDVRARRQALRRRYKIQDVIQRRQVLLVQVVKEERGNKGAALTTYLSLAGRYTVLMPNSSHGGGISRKINSASDRKRLKQIVGDLNLPKTMGLIVRTAGISRTKTEIKRDFDYLARLWDGIRETTLSSSAPSLIHSDSDLIKRAIRDIYNREIEEVVVEGEDGYKAAKQYMKLLMPSHARRVKAYSDPVPLFQRYGAEDQLRAMYDPVVQLKSGGYLVINPTEALVSIDINSGRSTKEHGIEQTALATNLEAAKEIARQLRLRDMAGLVVIDFIDMERMGNIRKVERCMKDALKNDRARIQVGRISGFGLMEMSRQRLRTGVLEASTRECPHCDGTGLVRTASSAGLSALRLIEDEAAKGKGTTITLSASTEAAVYLLNSKRSELQEIEDRYNVSVEVVPEGEDEGAKMTIGSSGPKPTEAPKFEPIVDEDDDEDDDIAADGDEEGDDRDDDRPRKKRRRRGGRGRNKNRNQDGDNSTDDSSDENADDTSSEASGGGDGDDENGDRPRKRRRRGGRRRGGRGRGGNNGGENESENSEANEGDAANGAEQLEEVSEQVKDDMAVVAGPDDAPEAAEAMAEDDQPAEKPKRKRAPRKKADTAPDSASAEVEATDKEEKPKRKRAPRKKADADEKPAGGQDASEATGEKPKRKRAPRKKAVAAAEEVAEQVKEDAAVVSGPDDAPQAAEAMAEEEEKPAKPKRGGWWQRTFGE, from the coding sequence ATGGCAACGCGCATGCTTATCGATGCGCGCCACACGGAAGAAACCCGGGTGGCGGTCCTCAAGGGAAACCGGATTGAGGAATTCGACTTTGAATCTGCCGATCACAAGCAGATCAAGGGAAATATCTATCTGGCCAAGGTCACGCGGGTCGAACCCTCGCTGCAGGCCGCGTTCGTAGATTTCGGCGGCAATCGCCACGGCTTCCTCGCCTTCAGCGAAATCCATCCCGATTATTACCAGATCCCGCAGTCCGACCGCGAGGCACTGCTTGCTGAAGAAGCAGAAGCGGCAGAGGAAGAAGCCCGTCTTCGCGCAGAGGAAGAAGACCGCGGTGAAATGCCCGGTGACGAATATGATGCGGAAGACGAGGAAAGCGGCGAAGCCCTCGCCGAAGACCTCGCCGAAGACGGTGTCGAGGAAATCGATACCTCCGACAAGGAAAAGGTCGCCACGATCGAGGAAGGTCACGTCGATGGAGACGATGACGATTCCGACGACGAGGACGACGATGACGAAGGTTCGGAGGAATCCGGCAAGCGCGGTCGCCGTGGTCGTGGACGCCGCCAGGGCAAGGGTAAGGGCAAGGGCCGCAGCCGTGCCAAGGAAGTCGACGACGTGCGCGCACGTCGCCAGGCGCTTCGCCGCCGTTACAAGATCCAGGACGTCATCCAGCGCCGCCAGGTCCTGCTCGTACAGGTCGTGAAGGAAGAGCGCGGCAACAAGGGCGCCGCCCTCACCACCTATCTCAGCCTTGCGGGCCGCTATACCGTCCTCATGCCGAACAGCAGCCATGGCGGCGGCATTTCGCGCAAGATCAATTCGGCCAGCGACCGCAAGCGGCTGAAGCAGATCGTGGGCGACCTCAACCTGCCCAAGACCATGGGCCTGATCGTTCGCACGGCAGGCATCTCGCGCACCAAGACCGAGATCAAGCGTGACTTCGACTATCTCGCCCGGCTGTGGGACGGGATTCGCGAAACGACGCTGTCGAGCAGTGCGCCCAGCCTCATTCATTCCGACAGCGACCTGATCAAGCGCGCCATCCGCGACATTTACAACCGCGAGATCGAGGAAGTCGTCGTCGAGGGCGAGGATGGCTACAAGGCGGCGAAGCAGTACATGAAACTGCTGATGCCCAGCCACGCACGCCGGGTGAAGGCCTATTCCGATCCTGTTCCGCTGTTCCAGCGCTATGGCGCCGAAGACCAGCTTCGCGCCATGTACGACCCGGTGGTCCAGCTCAAATCGGGTGGCTACCTCGTCATCAACCCGACCGAGGCGCTCGTCTCGATCGACATCAACTCCGGTCGCTCCACCAAGGAGCATGGCATCGAGCAGACCGCGCTCGCGACGAACCTGGAAGCGGCAAAGGAAATCGCCCGCCAGCTGCGCCTGCGCGACATGGCGGGCCTGGTCGTCATCGACTTCATCGACATGGAACGGATGGGCAATATCCGGAAGGTCGAACGGTGCATGAAGGATGCGCTGAAGAACGACCGCGCGCGGATCCAGGTCGGCCGGATTTCCGGCTTCGGCCTGATGGAAATGAGCCGCCAGCGCCTGCGCACGGGCGTGCTGGAGGCATCGACCCGCGAATGTCCGCATTGCGACGGCACGGGGCTGGTCCGCACCGCGTCCAGCGCCGGTCTTTCGGCCCTGCGCCTGATCGAGGACGAGGCTGCGAAGGGCAAGGGAACCACGATTACCCTGTCCGCCAGCACCGAGGCTGCCGTGTACCTGCTGAACAGCAAGCGTTCGGAACTCCAGGAAATCGAAGATCGCTACAATGTCAGCGTCGAAGTCGTGCCCGAAGGCGAGGACGAAGGCGCCAAGATGACCATTGGCAGTTCGGGTCCCAAACCTACCGAAGCCCCGAAGTTCGAGCCTATCGTCGATGAAGACGACGACGAGGATGACGATATCGCGGCAGATGGCGACGAGGAAGGCGACGACCGTGATGACGATCGTCCGCGCAAGAAACGCCGCCGCCGGGGTGGCCGTGGTCGCAACAAGAACCGCAATCAGGACGGCGACAATTCCACCGACGATAGCTCGGACGAGAACGCCGACGACACTTCGTCCGAAGCATCGGGTGGTGGCGACGGCGACGACGAAAACGGGGACCGCCCCAGGAAGCGTCGTCGGCGCGGTGGCCGCAGGCGTGGTGGACGTGGTCGCGGCGGCAATAATGGCGGCGAGAACGAATCCGAGAACTCCGAAGCGAACGAAGGCGATGCCGCAAACGGCGCCGAACAGCTGGAGGAAGTGTCGGAGCAGGTGAAGGACGACATGGCGGTTGTCGCCGGTCCGGACGATGCGCCGGAAGCTGCGGAAGCCATGGCTGAAGACGATCAGCCGGCGGAGAAGCCCAAGCGCAAGCGCGCCCCGCGCAAGAAAGCGGACACCGCGCCGGACAGCGCCTCTGCCGAGGTCGAAGCGACCGACAAGGAAGAGAAGCCGAAGCGCAAGCGTGCTCCGCGCAAGAAGGCGGACGCCGACGAGAAACCTGCCGGTGGCCAAGACGCCTCCGAAGCAACCGGGGAGAAGCCGAAGCGCAAACGCGCCCCTCGCAAGAAAGCCGTGGCTGCTGCCGAGGAAGTTGCCGAACAGGTGAAGGAAGACGCCGCAGTGGTTTCCGGCCCCGACGACGCTCCGCAAGCGGCTGAGGCGATGGCCGAGGAAGAGGAAAAGCCTGCCAAGCCCAAGCGCGGCGGCTGGTGGCAGCGCACTTTCGGCGAATAA
- a CDS encoding N-acetylmuramoyl-L-alanine amidase yields MSLRTQIWLIFLAPLILVGALYAFGLTIPVPHLGRDYVLRLALPEAGDPVDLPEISGPQDRSRPLVVIDAGHGGKDPGAVQDGVREKDIVLGLAKALKSELLQAGGIRVAMTREDDTFLVLQERPEIARRLGADLFVSIHADSAGDVSGVSGASIYTLSREASSEAAARFAERENDADRLNGVSVEGQSEAISSILVQLSQRRVQQNSSEFSQLVVREGDGTLSFHPQTRRSAELAVLRAPDVPAILYEAGYLTNPEEARALASEEGRENFARIMTRAIRIYFARQSGA; encoded by the coding sequence ATGTCGCTCAGAACGCAGATCTGGCTAATCTTTCTCGCGCCGCTAATCCTGGTGGGCGCCCTGTATGCGTTTGGCCTTACGATTCCGGTGCCGCATCTGGGCCGGGACTATGTGTTGAGGCTGGCGCTGCCCGAGGCTGGCGATCCGGTCGACCTTCCAGAAATCTCCGGCCCGCAGGACCGGTCCCGCCCGCTGGTCGTCATCGATGCCGGCCATGGCGGGAAGGACCCGGGAGCTGTTCAGGACGGCGTGCGCGAGAAGGACATCGTTCTGGGTCTGGCAAAGGCCCTCAAGAGCGAATTGCTGCAGGCGGGCGGTATCAGGGTTGCCATGACGCGCGAGGACGATACCTTCCTGGTGCTGCAGGAAAGGCCCGAGATCGCCCGCAGGCTGGGCGCCGACCTGTTCGTGTCCATCCATGCCGACAGTGCGGGGGATGTCAGCGGCGTAAGCGGGGCGAGCATTTACACCCTGTCGCGCGAGGCATCGAGCGAAGCCGCCGCCCGCTTTGCCGAGCGGGAGAACGACGCGGACCGGTTGAACGGCGTTTCGGTAGAGGGGCAGAGCGAGGCGATCAGTTCGATCCTGGTGCAATTGTCGCAGCGACGGGTGCAGCAGAATTCGTCCGAGTTCTCGCAACTGGTCGTGCGTGAAGGGGACGGAACGCTCAGCTTTCATCCGCAGACACGCCGCTCGGCAGAGCTGGCAGTCCTGCGCGCTCCCGATGTGCCGGCAATCCTCTACGAGGCGGGGTATCTCACCAACCCGGAGGAGGCGAGAGCGCTCGCGTCGGAGGAGGGGCGCGAGAATTTCGCCCGCATCATGACCCGCGCCATCCGCATCTATTTCGCGCGCCAGAGTGGCGCCTGA
- a CDS encoding NTP transferase domain-containing protein — MSATAITVIVLAAQRTGVVNPLATRAGVSHKCLAPIRGKALIRHVMETLVTVPNVEAIRVSVEPEVHAELEAVLADYASADLPITLVASDENIVESVVKAAGESEGPFVVTTADNVLLTRDAVAQVVDAMREADAVIGIAREKNVKAAHPEGQRNYYGFSDGEIANCNLYGLSSRKAFKAAEVFREGGQFMSNPGRMIRAFGLLNIVLLRAGLMKLHPAMEVLSDRLGTTVKAVEFEDGALAIDVDNERTYAVCEELLPGRPAKV, encoded by the coding sequence ATGTCTGCAACCGCCATTACTGTCATCGTCCTTGCCGCCCAGCGGACCGGAGTGGTCAATCCGCTCGCGACCCGTGCCGGCGTCAGCCACAAATGCCTCGCCCCCATCCGCGGCAAGGCACTGATCCGCCATGTCATGGAAACGCTGGTCACCGTGCCGAATGTGGAGGCGATCCGGGTTTCCGTAGAGCCCGAGGTCCATGCCGAACTCGAAGCCGTTCTGGCGGACTATGCCTCGGCCGATCTGCCCATCACCCTTGTCGCCAGCGACGAGAATATCGTGGAAAGCGTGGTAAAGGCCGCCGGGGAGAGCGAGGGCCCCTTCGTGGTGACGACCGCCGACAATGTCCTGCTGACCCGCGACGCCGTGGCACAGGTCGTCGATGCCATGCGGGAAGCCGATGCCGTCATCGGCATCGCGCGCGAGAAGAACGTGAAGGCCGCGCACCCCGAAGGGCAGCGCAATTACTACGGCTTTTCCGATGGCGAGATCGCCAATTGCAATCTCTACGGACTGTCGAGCCGGAAGGCATTCAAGGCAGCAGAGGTTTTCCGCGAGGGCGGGCAATTCATGTCCAATCCCGGCCGGATGATCCGCGCATTCGGGCTGCTGAACATCGTCCTGCTGCGCGCCGGCCTGATGAAACTGCACCCCGCGATGGAGGTATTGAGCGACCGGCTGGGCACCACGGTGAAGGCTGTCGAATTCGAAGACGGCGCGCTGGCAATCGATGTCGATAACGAGCGGACCTATGCCGTATGCGAGGAACTGCTGCCAGGCCGTCCGGCGAAGGTATGA
- the prfB gene encoding peptide chain release factor 2 — translation MRAEGQGHIDRIEAALALVRQSLDWERALRRLDELNARVQDPDLWNDPKEAQAVNREQKLLETAVETVNEISAEMADAIEFVEMGEAEGDEDVVNDGLASLAKLADRADADKVQALLSGEADGNDTYLEIHAGAGGTESNDWAEMLFRMYGRWAERRGFKVETVEYQAGDQAGIKSATLLIKGDNAYGYAKTESGVHRLVRISPYDSSARRHTSFSSVWVYPVIDDDFEVEINESDLKIDTYRASGAGGQHVNTTDSAVRITHQPTGIVVASQNDRSQHKNRATAMNMLKARLYEREMAEREAAAGSEYEAKTDIGWGHQIRSYVLQPYQMVKDLRTGVTSSSPDAVLDGAIDEYISAALAQRVTGETVEVEDVE, via the coding sequence ATGCGCGCCGAAGGACAGGGCCATATCGACCGTATCGAAGCTGCTCTGGCGCTGGTGCGACAGTCGCTGGACTGGGAGCGTGCCCTTCGCCGCCTGGACGAGCTGAATGCCCGCGTTCAGGACCCCGACCTGTGGAACGACCCCAAGGAAGCGCAGGCCGTCAACCGCGAGCAGAAGCTGCTCGAAACCGCGGTCGAGACGGTGAACGAAATCTCCGCGGAAATGGCGGATGCCATCGAATTCGTCGAAATGGGCGAGGCCGAAGGCGACGAGGACGTGGTCAATGACGGCCTCGCCAGCCTCGCGAAACTGGCCGACCGCGCGGATGCGGACAAGGTGCAGGCATTGCTTTCGGGCGAGGCGGACGGAAACGACACCTATCTCGAAATTCATGCCGGCGCGGGCGGAACGGAAAGCAATGACTGGGCCGAAATGCTGTTCCGCATGTATGGCCGCTGGGCGGAACGCCGCGGTTTCAAGGTCGAAACGGTCGAATACCAGGCCGGCGACCAGGCCGGTATCAAGAGCGCGACCCTGCTGATCAAGGGCGACAACGCCTATGGCTATGCAAAGACGGAAAGCGGCGTCCATCGCCTTGTTCGCATCAGCCCCTATGACAGTTCCGCCCGGCGCCATACGAGCTTTTCCAGCGTATGGGTCTATCCCGTCATCGACGACGATTTCGAAGTCGAGATCAACGAGAGCGACTTGAAGATCGACACCTACCGCGCATCGGGTGCAGGCGGCCAGCACGTCAACACGACCGACAGCGCGGTGCGGATAACCCACCAGCCGACCGGCATCGTAGTGGCTAGCCAGAACGACCGCAGCCAGCACAAGAACCGCGCGACCGCGATGAACATGCTGAAGGCACGCCTTTACGAGCGCGAGATGGCGGAACGCGAGGCGGCTGCCGGATCGGAATACGAGGCGAAAACCGATATCGGCTGGGGCCACCAGATCCGGTCCTATGTCCTGCAACCGTACCAGATGGTGAAGGACCTTCGCACCGGCGTGACGTCGTCATCGCCCGATGCGGTCCTGGACGGGGCGATCGACGAGTATATCTCCGCGGCCCTTGCCCAGCGGGTCACCGGCGAGACTGTGGAGGTGGAGGACGTGGAGTGA